TTCGGTTACCAAATTTATGACTAAAAacgaacttaatgattagtgaCTAGTATGATTCGTATGATTActaatgattagttaccagtaagaagttcggttacgAAAAATTGAAACTTTAAATAGTTCAAACTAAACTATATATTTGGTGTGACCATTAAATAGTTTggttacaaaaaaatttaaaactttttacgatcaaaccgaactttaagttcggttaagaaacattttttgcgacgtaaccgaaccaaagttcggttgggaaatgttttttgcaacgtAACCGAACAGTTAGGAAATATTTGTTGCGACGTTTTCGGTTAGGaatttttttgcgacgtaaccgaacaatagttcggttgggaaatgttttctgtgacgtaaccgaactgaccagttcggttgggaaatgttttttgtgaCGTAACCGAACTGACCGAATTGATGTTCGGTTGTGAGTTAtttttgcgaaatagccaaactgttcttcatgttcatcatttccattaggttcggttagttcgacaaagttttttacATAATTCCTAATCGAAcgtttctctgcaacttccattttcaactcattttgatggttaatactcattttttcaaccaaaaacgaatggcaaataatgggtttgtgagaataccTTTGTTAATTGtttaaattaagttatatatatagaggtggtggttgTAGTGGAATGAGgtagtggtgggcggtggtggtggaaggAGGTGgtggtcatatatatatatatatatatatattggtggttattaagttagttttaaattaaattaggttaagaataGATTAGTCATTTTCACATTTGAGGACACTCCTTATAATTATAGAGAGGTgtcctaataagaccatggtcccaagaaaaaccatggtcccaaggAATGGTTCtaaaagtaaaaaacaaaaaccaatccaGGTTCCTGTTCGCAGGACCATTTGCAGTTAGTTCATGTTTAGACCATTTTTCTTATTATTGGTGGTGGTGTAAAATGTATATTTGACAAGGCTTTGATAAATCTGGTTGAGCAAAATTTTGTGAATACATTACCTCCACGTGTATCCAAATATTTAGACATCGGTTATCACGTCCGCTGGATCAGGTAATAAAAAACAAATGGACGATCGATGGTTCCATTCAAACCCTAGAATAAAGGCGGGTCTTATATAAAGCTTACCTCAAATTCTTCTTTAGATGTTGAAACCCTAAAACCCACTTCAGCAAAAACAACTACAGATCTTGATGTTCTTCCATCAACAGCAGCGACAGATAtttcaacaccaacaacaacaccaccGTCTAACATAATGATTTATCCTCTCAAAAACTTTACCTCCTTGACCAATTAACTCTAGGTGCTTAAATCCGAAGACAATGATGTACTATTTTcgtttcaaaaaaatagacagGTTTTATATACAAATAACACATGAAACCAGCTTAttatttagaaacggagggagtaataatatCTTTTTTtcccctagaaatttttttcttttttgcgtaTTTGTGTATCTCCCGTTCTCTTGTTGTTATCCTACCAAAGTTCATATTATCCCTCTCTGCAGGTGGAGTGTTGGACATCCTTCGAAGAGGTCATTTGGTTCTTCAAATGCAAACTGGTCATTTCTCCATAATTCAGATCTAATGTAACATGACTTTTCTTAATCGGCTCAAACCAAATCTCAAGCAGCCAGAAAAAGGAAAGTAACTGATATTGGGAAGTTCCCAGCTGAAATTAAATCCCAGCGAAAAGGAAGAGACTTGTTAAAGGTAGTGCAAATTGATccagaatttttaaatttttaaagAACTCTCGTATTctttattaaaaagaaaatactaatatcCCTtgatgtttcttttttgcttaaaGAAATTAGAATGAGATGTTTCTTTTTTACTTCTGTCCGTGCGTTGGATAAACTCGTAGATAGATCGGATATGATATATCCAAGTGTTTAGTGATTTTTGTTAATCTTTCTTTATTCAAAAATTAATGTAAAAAATTCCAATTCCGTATCGGTTTATTAACTTATCAGGAACAAACTTAAAAAAGCTAGTTCTCTCTCAAAGGTACTTACCATGTTTATGTAGTAGTAGTCATCTCAGCATAAACTGATCAGATTTAGGTGGATCAAATATGTCATGTTGACCTAAATTCTACCAATGTGGCCCAAAATTTGATTCTcggtaaaaaaaaattgaccctGTGATCACATGTCGCATGAACCCTGCGCGCTAAAATTTGTTAATTTTTCGAAATTTTGGTTAGTGGCAACATCATTTCCATTAACATCAATAGAAGTTTTCTTTTTTAAATCTGTTCAatcgaaaaaaaagaaaagcatCAATGGCAGGAAGACAACAACTAGTCACAGGCAGGAAGATAAAATCAAAGATCAGGTAATTATGAACTCTGCAGTCACCATAACCAATACGCAAACCATGTTCATATCAACATCATCGATGGGTTTTCTCTCTACCTCTATTTTTTTATATCAGTTTGGATGTAGGCCGTAGATGAGTGGCAGTATGCATATTTAGTGCATAGCAGCATAGGTTTGCTTGGTTGTGTACATAGGCTACAAAATTGTCTGACATTAAATGCTTTTTTTGTTGTTTATCTGCTAGAATTACTAGCTAGTTTTGTGCCATAAGAACTTGCGAGTGGACCACTCCTATGGATGAACTGGAAGCATTAGAGAAGAGTTTGAAAGCAATTAAAGAAAAGGGCTATAATGTGGATTTTATGATTTCTCGGCTCAAGAAAGGTAAGGAAACGAAACGAGATTTCGATCCGAAGAAGAAAAGAAGCTATGATCAAGTACAGAAAGACGAAATTGAAGTTGGAAGAAATTGAATGAAATATGCCCCAGGCATCAAATGCCAGGGTAAGAGCTACGGAAAGGAGGAATTCGTAGAAATGGCCTTTCTGCTTAGAGATTTAGatgttttgtttcttcttcttttcttggaGGTTCAGGTCTTATGCCCACCTTTTCTTTCTGCCGGTCGAGCGTTCTGTGCTTACGCCGGTTTTTAAATGTTGGTAAGTCTGTCACTGGTAAGAGTCACACAACTACGTGCTTGTCAATAGAAAATACAAGAGATAATTAGGTGTAGGATACCACCACATGCATTTGGATTATGGAAGCACTAACAGATAGCACCGCCCCTTGATCATCAAATGCTTATTCACCGATTAATCCATATTGAATATCCGGTGTGTATACGTTTCATTTAACTCTTTCTTCAACTTTCCCATGACAAACCAAATTTGTTTTATATAGCAATATATAACATGGTATAGCCAACTCAAAATGAATATAGAATAACCAATCTTCACTTGATCCAAAACCTACACATAGACATTGCGTGTTACGGATTCACTTGCCGCCACATATGCTGTGAAGCTGCACACAGTTTCTGTTCTATTATTATTGATTGTACTTCATGTCGAATTCAGTTTCTGTTCCTTTTTTATGTGGGAAATGCAGCAAATATAATGCCAAAATACCAAGATGATGAGAATATCCTACTCCTTAAGCATAATGTATCTTCTGCAGTTtaatgtgatacaatcatttccagaaattttgtttttgttagaatTATTATATTACATCATTGCTAACCGAGGCAAAGACTGTGTATATAAGCTCATTAAAACTGAAGCTACTTACAACACTTGTAGTCATCTCATCATCTCaacaaaaactaaaaaagaaagaaaaatatgggAAAGTGGGAAGATTATAAGCCTGCAATGGCTATGATTGGTTTGCAGTTTACTTATGCAGCTCTAGCACTCTCCTCTAGAACTGTTCTTTTACAAGGAATGAGTCCTAGGGTTTTTGTTGTTTACAGACAAGCCATAGCTACTCTTGTTCTTGCTCCTATTGCTTATTTTTCTCAAAGGTAAAGCTTTAcagtaaatttattttttttgtctcttTGTCTCTGTACTCTCAAATGTTAATCAAATATGCAAATGACTCTACACAGGAAAAAACCAGGAACTGCTTTAGGAATGAGGAGCTTTAGTTTGATATTTGCTGCTTCTCTCATTGGGTAAGCAAGCTATCAGGAAAATTTGAGCAGTCAAGTCAGTCAACGCTGGTCAACTACTTGACCGATTCCCAAAACTCAAAGCTGGCAACTGACTAAAGATTTTTTAACTGTGCAGGGTAACAATGAATCAAAATATTTACTTTGAAGGATTGTATTTGACATCATCATCCATAGCCAGTGCAATGGGGAACTTACTCCCTGCCATCACCTTTCTGCTAGCAGCCTTAATTGGGTAAGTTGATTTCACTTTATATATCTACAAATATTGTCAAAATTTTGCTTGCTTAAGGTGTTAACCTGACTCCGAAAACAGATTAGAGAACGTTGATATAAGAAGCCTGAGTACATTGGCAAAGATAGTCGGAACAGTAATATGTGTCAGTGGAGCATTTTGCATAGCATTCATGAAGGGTCCAAAGCTTCTCAATACAGAATTTACCCCTCAACAACAAAATCAGAATTCCATCGTTTTGCACTACTTCAACTCCTCTGTGACTGTCGGAAGTCCCAACAATTGGATGCTGGGTTGTTTTCTTCTTTTAGGAAGTTGTGCTTGCTGGGCTTGTTGGCTCATTTTGCAGGTTCCTATGACTGCAAGTTACCCTAATCACCTTTGTTTATCCGCGTGGATGTGTTTCTTTGCAACCTTGCAATCAACTTTTGTCACATACTTTTTGGAACCAAATCCTAATTCGTGGCGTTTAAATTCAAGTTTTGAACTCCTATGTGCTATCTATTCTGTAAGTAATTCATATAAAGAATGTGAAAAATTGTAGGACTCCATAGTTGCACTCATATATGGCTCACCATATGTATGTCTATAAGTGCAGGGTGTTATAGGTTCTGCGTTTTCATTCTTCGTTCAAGCATGGTGCATTTCATTAAGAGGGCCACTTTTTTCTGCAATGTTCAATCCTCTATGTACTGTCATTGTAACAATTTTGGCTTGTTTATTCCTTCAGGAAGAGCTATATACAGGAAGGTAAACCGACTGAAATACTTTCTGAAAATCCGGAGCTCGATTTTTACTCATAATTCAACTCTAACTGTTGTAACTGCATAAGAAAAACTAATGAAGACAGTCATGTTTTGTTTCAACAGCATGGCAGGTGCTTTTGCAGTGGTAGCTGGTCTATACATTGTATTATGGGGTAAATCAAAAGACTTCAAAAAGATACAAACAACGACTGATGCTGATGACGACGATGATTCAAAGAAAGTACTCAATATTGTGAttcaagaaacatttgatgaagaGATTACTTGCAAAATCGATTTACAAGAACCCCTTCTCCAATCCAAGCAATGATGCTTATAGGTGGTATATACCATGATTTAAAGGCTGGAGACTAGCACATTTTTTGTTATGTCAAAAGCCTTTACAACTATTACGTACCAACCAGCAAAGAGAAGTCCTTGCATATGTTACTATATATATGTTTACCATCGTAAACAAGTAAACGTGTTTTCTTAAAGTAAATCTTGACACTTTTCCAATTTGCAAATTGATATAGTCAGTGGAGATGGGAAACATCCAACTTCAATCCCATGGGTCAAAGGAAAACACAAACAATTTCGAACTTTCTTAAGTTACCAATTTGAAATTCTTGGCAACAAAGTCCACTACCACCATCCTACCAAACAACTTTTGGTATGGAAAAAGAGAATTCTCCAATCTCAACTATCCTttgctttatctttttttttttctttttctttttctttttgtaaataaaTCACCAAATTTCATACCCCAAAGGATTGAATTCCATGGATGTTTACCCATTCAGATAAGTCTGAGAAAAGATACAACAAAAGTAAGATGAGTGGTTTTTCAAGTGTGTTTCCGGTAACTCTTTATGTGATATGATTGATGTTACCCATTCAGGTCTAAAGCCGCCTAGacaaaaccaaaaccaaccaGGAACAGGAATACCAGTAGGAATAGTTGACCACCTGGCCACGACTCCATATTGGAAGTCAGAGTTTATAGTCGATGatttttgtttctaatttcaagTTCACAGTTTCTGATTAGTTCTCCGAAGAAGCTTTTCTGATTTAGAATTTTGATTATCGAGAACaaggttgtttatttttattccaAGTGTTGAAGGTTCATGGCCATTTTACTTTCGTGGTCGTCTTCTCATACCACTGTGGAATCCAATGGGTCATAGACTCATAGGAGAAAAGTGCACCAAACAACTGAACCACAATAAAAGCAAATTATGGTTTTCGAATCTCTTCGATCAACTGTTGCCAGGCAATTACTGGATAAGTATGGAAAGCTAATCCTAAAAACTTCATAACTTTTCCACTCTAAAGTTGGGTCCAACAATGTCCACTACCACCCACTATCCAACCAAGCAAGAAGCAAATTTTACCCGACAAAGGAGAATTCTCAAGAATCTCTCAACTGCAGGAAGAAAAAAAGACAGAACACCAAACGGAAGGTAAACCTAAAAGGGTCAagcaaaaaaaaaggtaaaaggGAACAGGAACAAGTGTTGTCTGCAACAAAATGTAAAATGCAAAACAAAACTCACAATGAAATCCACAACATATAGAAGATAAGTTGAAGTATGAGGATCCAAATCAACTACTACTACATAGTCACGTTTCAAATGAAACTCGTATCCAAGTAGGTATCTACAAACTCACAGAACCATGTTTTCAAAGTAACAAAAGATCTAACTATTTCTAGGAATGAAGTATGGAACAGCTGTGATATATAACTGATGATATTCATGTGAGAAGGAGATATTAGAGTCCTCTAGGCGTGTCCCTTCCATCTAGGATAAGCATTATCTTCTCTGTTGTTCCTAAATGCGCAGCATCCAATGGAGTAAACAATTATCAGGAAGATGAGGAAAATGATGTTCAGGACAGCAACCTTCTTCCAGTCATTCTTCAAGTTCGCAAGGACTCCTGCCTTGCAAGATTGACAGTCAAAACATAGAGCAGTAGAAGGAGCAGATTTCCAAGTTGCACAATCAGGGTTTGCTGAGGTGGTGTTGCCGGGATTATCCC
This genomic stretch from Papaver somniferum cultivar HN1 chromosome 5, ASM357369v1, whole genome shotgun sequence harbors:
- the LOC113277781 gene encoding WAT1-related protein At4g30420-like — its product is MGKWEDYKPAMAMIGLQFTYAALALSSRTVLLQGMSPRVFVVYRQAIATLVLAPIAYFSQRKKPGTALGMRSFSLIFAASLIGVTMNQNIYFEGLYLTSSSIASAMGNLLPAITFLLAALIGLENVDIRSLSTLAKIVGTVICVSGAFCIAFMKGPKLLNTEFTPQQQNQNSIVLHYFNSSVTVGSPNNWMLGCFLLLGSCACWACWLILQVPMTASYPNHLCLSAWMCFFATLQSTFVTYFLEPNPNSWRLNSSFELLCAIYSGVIGSAFSFFVQAWCISLRGPLFSAMFNPLCTVIVTILACLFLQEELYTGSMAGAFAVVAGLYIVLWGKSKDFKKIQTTTDADDDDDSKKVLNIVIQETFDEEITCKIDLQEPLLQSKQ